One Kineococcus radiotolerans SRS30216 = ATCC BAA-149 DNA window includes the following coding sequences:
- a CDS encoding SDR family oxidoreductase, whose translation MDDVVAGEGRLALVTGVSGYIGGRLVPELLAAGFRVRAMARRPEVLRDRPWIDDVEVVRADASDREQVGAALEGVDVAYYLIHAMSAGGHFASADRRTARTFARAAAERGVSRIVYLGGMHPEDEELSTHLESRREVGEILLDSPVPATVLQAAVILGSGSASFEMMRYLTERLPVMVCPAWVNNRIQPIAVRDVLRYLVGSASMPADVNRTFDVGGPDVMTYLDMMRGYAAVAGLPKRYVLPVKVMSPKLSSHWVGTITPVPGSIARPLVESLVHEVVCKEHDIARYVPDPPGGLTPFRRAVQLALQRIREADVVTRWSSASVPGAPSDPLPSDPGWAGGNLYVDDRTTVVDAPPHVLWRVLEGIGGERGWYSWPMAWAVRGVMDRFSGGPGLRRGRRDPAHLMVGDAVDWWRVEEREEDRLLRLRAEMRLPGLAWLDLRVESDAVGRTLFHQRALFHPRGLAGQAYWAAISPFHGVVFGGMQRNVKDAAEAAAREEGPGSARVPEPATLVP comes from the coding sequence GTGGACGACGTCGTGGCGGGTGAGGGCCGGCTCGCGCTGGTGACCGGGGTGAGCGGGTACATCGGCGGACGGCTGGTGCCCGAGCTGCTCGCGGCCGGGTTCCGGGTGCGTGCGATGGCGCGCCGGCCCGAGGTGCTGCGCGACCGGCCGTGGATCGACGACGTCGAGGTCGTGCGGGCCGACGCCTCCGACCGCGAGCAGGTGGGCGCGGCGCTGGAGGGCGTGGACGTGGCCTACTACCTGATCCACGCGATGAGCGCGGGGGGGCACTTCGCCTCCGCCGACCGGCGCACGGCGCGGACCTTCGCCCGGGCCGCCGCCGAGCGGGGGGTCTCCCGGATCGTGTACCTGGGGGGGATGCACCCCGAGGACGAGGAGCTGTCGACGCACCTGGAGTCGCGCCGGGAGGTCGGGGAGATCCTGCTGGACTCCCCCGTCCCGGCGACGGTGCTGCAGGCGGCGGTCATCCTCGGGTCGGGGTCGGCGAGCTTCGAGATGATGCGCTACCTCACCGAGCGGCTGCCGGTGATGGTGTGCCCGGCCTGGGTGAACAACCGGATCCAGCCGATCGCGGTGCGCGACGTGCTGCGCTACCTGGTGGGGTCGGCGTCGATGCCCGCGGACGTGAACCGCACCTTCGACGTGGGCGGTCCCGACGTCATGACGTACCTGGACATGATGCGCGGCTACGCGGCGGTGGCGGGGCTGCCCAAGCGGTACGTGCTGCCGGTGAAGGTGATGTCCCCGAAGCTGTCCAGCCACTGGGTGGGCACGATCACCCCGGTGCCCGGGTCGATCGCGCGCCCGCTGGTGGAGAGCCTCGTGCACGAGGTGGTCTGCAAGGAGCACGACATCGCCCGCTACGTCCCCGACCCCCCCGGGGGGCTCACCCCGTTCCGGCGCGCGGTCCAGCTGGCCCTGCAGCGCATCCGGGAGGCGGACGTGGTCACCCGCTGGAGCTCGGCCTCGGTGCCCGGCGCCCCCAGCGACCCGCTGCCCTCGGACCCGGGCTGGGCCGGGGGCAACCTCTACGTCGACGACCGGACGACGGTGGTCGACGCTCCCCCGCACGTGCTGTGGCGGGTGCTGGAGGGCATCGGCGGGGAGCGCGGCTGGTACTCCTGGCCGATGGCGTGGGCGGTCCGCGGGGTGATGGACCGCTTCTCCGGCGGGCCGGGCCTGCGCCGGGGCCGGCGCGACCCCGCGCACCTCATGGTCGGCGACGCGGTGGACTGGTGGCGGGTGGAGGAGCGCGAGGAGGACCGGCTGCTGCGGCTGCGCGCGGAGATGCGGCTGCCGGGGCTGGCGTGGCTGGACCTGCGGGTGGAGTCGGACGCGGTGGGGCGCACGCTGTTCCACCAGCGGGCGCTGTTCCACCCCCGGGGACTGGCCGGGCAGGCCTACTGGGCGGCGATCAGCCCCTTCCACGGCGTGGTCTTCGGCGGCATGCAGCGCAACGTCAAGGACGCCGCGGAGGCCGCGGCCCGCGAGGAGGGGCCGGGGTCGGCGCGGGTGCCGGAACCGGCGACACTGGTGCCGTGA
- a CDS encoding mechanosensitive ion channel family protein has product MLDPITDALTGVTADEATAGAHTVAAFLLDKPLKIVVVLLLCWIARFLLMRVIGRVATGIATGAGKLGGGRRNGLLDSSPLLNERRQQRAETLASVLKSTVTFVLGIMAVLVVLDTVGIAIAPFLASAGIAGVALGFGAQALVKDFLSGIFMLAEDQYGVGDSVDLGDASGTVEAVGLRVTRLRDVKGTVWYVRNGEILRVGNQSQGWARAVVDVSVAYGEDLARAQEVLQRIADQLAAEEDWQPLVLDAPEVWGVERMTTDGIVLRLVVKTAPLQQWAVQRELLRRIKAVFDAEGIEFPLQQRTVFLRHDDRAPQDRRPVDPATALAPRPPAPSEADVAAENAAALDPGARTRNP; this is encoded by the coding sequence GTGCTGGACCCCATCACCGACGCCCTCACCGGGGTCACCGCCGACGAGGCCACCGCGGGCGCGCACACCGTCGCCGCGTTCCTGCTCGACAAGCCGCTGAAGATCGTCGTCGTCCTGCTGCTGTGCTGGATCGCCCGGTTCCTGCTGATGCGCGTCATCGGCCGGGTGGCCACGGGGATCGCCACCGGCGCCGGGAAGCTGGGGGGCGGGCGGCGCAACGGCCTGCTGGACTCCTCCCCGCTGCTCAACGAGCGCCGCCAGCAGCGGGCCGAGACGCTGGCCTCGGTGCTGAAGTCCACGGTGACGTTCGTGCTGGGGATCATGGCGGTCCTCGTGGTGCTCGACACCGTGGGGATCGCCATCGCCCCCTTCCTGGCCTCGGCCGGGATCGCGGGCGTGGCCCTCGGCTTCGGGGCGCAGGCGCTGGTGAAGGACTTCCTGTCCGGCATCTTCATGCTCGCCGAGGACCAGTACGGCGTGGGCGACTCCGTGGACCTCGGCGACGCCTCCGGCACCGTCGAGGCGGTCGGCCTGCGGGTGACGCGGCTGCGCGACGTCAAGGGGACCGTCTGGTACGTCCGCAACGGCGAGATCCTGCGCGTGGGCAACCAGAGCCAGGGCTGGGCCCGGGCCGTGGTCGACGTGTCCGTCGCCTACGGCGAGGACCTCGCCCGCGCCCAGGAGGTCCTGCAGCGGATCGCCGACCAGCTCGCGGCCGAGGAGGACTGGCAGCCGCTGGTCCTGGACGCCCCGGAGGTGTGGGGCGTGGAGCGGATGACCACCGACGGCATCGTGCTGCGGCTGGTGGTCAAGACCGCGCCGCTGCAGCAGTGGGCCGTGCAGCGCGAGCTGCTGCGCCGCATCAAGGCCGTCTTCGACGCCGAGGGCATCGAGTTCCCGCTGCAGCAGCGCACGGTGTTCCTGCGCCACGACGACCGCGCGCCGCAGGACCGGCGACCGGTGGACCCGGCCACGGCGCTGGCCCCGCGCCCGCCGGCGCCCAGCGAGGCCGACGTGGCCGCCGAGAACGCCGCGGCCCTGGACCCGGGGGCCAGGACGCGGAACCCGTGA
- a CDS encoding prolyl oligopeptidase family serine peptidase, whose translation MSTPSPAPSSPGAAPAPRLDLVDVLHGVPVPDPYRWLEDADDERTRAWSAWQDEAWEAFAATLPGRERLERRVRELMATGSVGTPVHRGERVFRTRRDPAAEHAVLQVQDPGAAPRTLVDPVALDPSGTTTLDGWRPSVEGDLVAYQLSEGGSEESVLRVLDVASGDVVDGPVDRARYSPIAWLPAGAGGERSFYYVRRLPPEAVPADERQYHRRVYLHRLGTDPAEDVEVFGEGMSRTNYYGVWTSRDGRWLVVSASDGTAPRNDVWLADLSASDPAAPAFRTVVAGRDASTSAWVGRDGRLYVFTDLDAPRGRLAVADPSAPEVEHWRDLVPQAEALLDDVAVLDGPELPRPLLVVGWTEHAVSSVTVHDLATGARLEGARGRVELPGTGSIGGLVARPEPGHELWFGYTDATTPAHVWRFDARTHELSLESAPPGAVRVPPVLSRLLEYPSPDGTTVRLQLTVRADLLDADGVPSAPVPTILYGYGGFGISLSPHYAPDALAWVEAGGAYAVANLRGGGEEGEDWHRAGMREHKQDVFDDFHAAARFLVREGFTTPAQLCVHGGSNGGLLVGAAATQEPSLFAGVVCSAPLLDMVRYEQHGLGATWSEEYGSAADPVEFGWLHAYSPYHRVVEGTAYPAVLFTVFDGDSRVDPLHARKLCAALQHATSSDPATRPVLLRREGDVGHGARSVSRSAGLVRDTLAFAARVTGLDLT comes from the coding sequence ATGAGCACCCCGAGCCCCGCGCCGTCCTCCCCGGGTGCGGCCCCCGCTCCGCGCCTGGACCTCGTCGACGTCCTGCACGGGGTGCCCGTGCCCGACCCCTACCGCTGGCTGGAGGACGCCGACGACGAGCGGACCCGGGCCTGGTCGGCGTGGCAGGACGAGGCGTGGGAGGCGTTCGCCGCGACCCTGCCGGGCCGGGAGCGGCTGGAGCGGCGGGTGCGCGAGCTCATGGCGACGGGGTCGGTCGGCACCCCCGTGCACCGCGGGGAGCGGGTGTTCCGCACCCGGCGCGACCCGGCCGCCGAGCACGCCGTGCTGCAGGTGCAGGACCCCGGCGCCGCGCCCCGGACGCTGGTGGACCCGGTGGCGCTGGACCCCTCGGGCACGACGACCCTGGACGGCTGGCGGCCCAGCGTCGAGGGCGACCTGGTCGCCTACCAGCTCTCCGAGGGCGGCAGCGAGGAGAGCGTCCTGCGGGTGCTCGACGTCGCCTCCGGCGATGTGGTCGACGGGCCGGTGGACCGCGCGCGCTACTCCCCGATCGCGTGGCTGCCCGCGGGCGCCGGCGGGGAGCGGTCGTTCTACTACGTGCGCCGGCTGCCCCCCGAGGCCGTGCCCGCCGACGAGCGGCAGTACCACCGGCGGGTGTACCTGCACCGGCTGGGCACCGACCCCGCCGAGGACGTCGAGGTGTTCGGCGAGGGGATGTCGAGGACGAACTACTACGGGGTCTGGACCTCCCGCGACGGGCGCTGGCTGGTGGTCAGCGCCTCCGACGGCACCGCCCCGCGCAACGACGTGTGGCTGGCGGACCTGTCGGCCTCCGACCCGGCCGCGCCGGCGTTCCGGACGGTCGTGGCGGGGCGGGACGCGAGCACCAGCGCGTGGGTGGGCCGCGACGGGCGGCTGTACGTGTTCACCGACCTCGACGCCCCCCGCGGGCGCCTGGCCGTCGCCGACCCCTCCGCGCCGGAGGTGGAGCACTGGCGCGACCTGGTGCCGCAGGCGGAGGCCCTCCTCGACGACGTGGCCGTGCTCGACGGTCCGGAGCTCCCCCGCCCGCTGCTGGTGGTGGGCTGGACCGAGCACGCCGTCAGCTCGGTGACCGTGCACGACCTGGCGACGGGCGCGCGGCTGGAGGGTGCGCGGGGCCGGGTGGAGCTGCCGGGGACGGGGTCCATCGGCGGTCTCGTCGCCCGTCCCGAGCCCGGGCACGAGCTGTGGTTCGGCTACACCGACGCCACCACCCCCGCGCACGTGTGGCGCTTCGACGCCCGCACCCACGAGCTGTCCCTGGAGTCCGCCCCGCCGGGGGCCGTGCGGGTCCCGCCGGTGCTCAGCCGGCTGCTGGAGTACCCCAGCCCGGACGGCACCACCGTGCGCCTGCAGCTGACCGTGCGCGCGGACCTGCTCGACGCCGACGGCGTCCCCAGCGCCCCGGTGCCGACGATCCTCTACGGCTACGGCGGCTTCGGCATCAGCCTCTCCCCGCACTACGCCCCCGACGCGCTGGCCTGGGTGGAGGCCGGCGGCGCCTACGCCGTGGCGAACCTGCGCGGCGGCGGCGAGGAGGGCGAGGACTGGCACCGGGCGGGGATGCGCGAGCACAAGCAGGACGTCTTCGACGACTTCCACGCCGCGGCCCGGTTCCTGGTGCGCGAGGGCTTCACCACCCCGGCGCAGCTGTGCGTGCACGGCGGGTCCAACGGCGGTCTGCTCGTGGGCGCCGCGGCGACCCAGGAGCCGTCGCTGTTCGCGGGGGTGGTGTGCAGCGCGCCGCTGCTGGACATGGTCCGCTACGAGCAGCACGGGCTGGGCGCGACGTGGAGCGAGGAGTACGGCAGCGCCGCGGACCCGGTGGAGTTCGGGTGGCTGCACGCCTACTCCCCCTACCACCGGGTGGTGGAGGGGACGGCGTACCCGGCGGTGCTGTTCACCGTCTTCGACGGGGACAGCCGGGTGGACCCCCTGCACGCCCGCAAGCTGTGCGCGGCCCTGCAGCACGCGACCTCCTCGGACCCGGCGACCCGGCCGGTGCTGTTGCGCCGGGAGGGCGACGTGGGGCACGGTGCCCGCTCGGTGTCCCGCAGCGCGGGGCTGGTGCGCGACACCCTCGCCTTCGCCGCCCGGGTCACCGGCCTCGACCTGACCTGA